The proteins below come from a single Fastidiosipila sanguinis genomic window:
- a CDS encoding ParB/RepB/Spo0J family partition protein, producing MNNNNEEKILNIPIFSITPDKDQPRKIFAEDALQDLANSIANNGVIVPIIVKSLDDGKYQIIAGERRWRASILANQETIPAIVRDTNELTKHIQALIENVQRDDLNALEEALAYQELVDKFNLSHAKLAEQIGKSRTTITNSLRLLRLPETVQNLLLEDIITNGHAKALLGLETDWQIEELAYQIVEDNLSVRETEKLVNQRRNNKLLEPELSRDEIKKLKQLENQIKKIESDLSNKFSSKVKINLNKDQKGQIKIKFANLDDLDRVLDLLQD from the coding sequence ATGAATAATAATAACGAAGAAAAAATATTGAATATCCCAATATTTTCGATAACACCAGACAAAGATCAACCACGAAAGATTTTTGCCGAAGATGCGTTGCAAGATCTTGCCAACTCTATTGCCAATAATGGTGTAATAGTACCAATTATTGTAAAAAGTTTAGATGATGGCAAATATCAAATTATTGCCGGTGAACGAAGATGGAGGGCATCAATACTAGCTAATCAAGAAACTATTCCTGCGATTGTACGTGATACCAACGAGTTGACAAAGCATATACAAGCGTTGATTGAAAACGTGCAACGAGATGATTTAAATGCATTAGAAGAAGCTTTAGCTTATCAAGAACTTGTTGATAAATTCAATCTATCTCATGCAAAACTAGCTGAGCAGATTGGTAAAAGTAGAACAACTATTACCAATAGTTTAAGGTTATTAAGATTACCTGAAACTGTTCAAAACCTTCTATTAGAAGATATAATTACTAATGGACATGCAAAAGCTCTTTTGGGTTTAGAAACAGATTGGCAAATAGAAGAACTTGCTTACCAAATTGTTGAAGATAATTTGTCAGTTAGGGAAACTGAAAAATTAGTAAATCAACGTAGAAATAATAAACTTTTAGAACCCGAATTAAGTAGAGATGAAATAAAAAAACTTAAACAGTTAGAAAATCAAATTAAAAAAATTGAAAGCGATTTATCTAATAAATTTTCTAGCAAAGTTAAAATTAACCTAAATAAAGACCAAAAAGGACAAATAAAAATTAAGTTTGCTAATCTAGACGATTTAGATAGAGTTCTAGATTTATTACAAGACTAG
- a CDS encoding hemolysin family protein, with protein sequence MEDPWLCSLIDLPSKLGVFAQTGTTSTVVNGKNIWGELLVVFILLLVNGFFAASEMAVVSANDNKILGEAERGNKKAKLLLRFIEDSGNFLSVIQVGITFAGFLSSSFAGESFAGRLAELIQPNGPSDFVYTLSLILVTLIISFLSIVVGEMVPKQIALANPEKYALSVVSILRGIELVFKPITWLINRSVNVILRLFKIDPEANQDVASEEEIRMILDQGKRSGSILDTESEMIVNIFDFDDKEVSEIMTHRTNVFALDIDLTLEEVINEVVHEKYSRIPVYEDDIDNIIGTLHLKDLLYFLTTNNDPNNNDQFSNSELSDNFDFRKIIRQAYWVPESKHTNELLQEMQNNHVSIAVVVDEYGGTAGIVTIEDLLEEIVGNIQDEYDEEDFGIHKVGKNKYQVSGMATPEEIMRVLPQAYFPDDSEEKDYDYDTIAGLILALLGKIPDDDEEVEVAYKNMIFRVLSMDDKRIDKIELEITSSARKYLEVERRREEEEKIRAEEEREKLRQELYDVKSSDRDEDIFDDLDFDAEQD encoded by the coding sequence GTGGAAGACCCCTGGTTGTGTAGCTTAATTGACTTACCAAGTAAATTGGGCGTTTTTGCTCAAACTGGAACTACTAGTACTGTTGTAAATGGAAAAAATATTTGGGGAGAATTACTAGTAGTATTTATTTTATTGTTAGTTAATGGATTCTTTGCAGCCTCTGAGATGGCTGTTGTCTCAGCAAATGACAACAAGATTTTAGGTGAAGCTGAACGTGGAAATAAAAAAGCTAAACTTTTATTACGTTTTATAGAAGATTCTGGTAACTTTTTGTCTGTTATTCAAGTAGGAATTACTTTTGCAGGATTTTTATCAAGTTCTTTTGCAGGTGAGAGTTTTGCAGGACGTTTAGCTGAGTTAATTCAACCAAATGGACCTAGCGATTTTGTTTATACCTTGTCTTTGATACTTGTTACGTTGATAATTTCTTTTCTTTCTATTGTTGTTGGTGAAATGGTGCCTAAGCAAATTGCTCTTGCTAATCCCGAGAAATATGCTTTATCAGTTGTTTCAATACTCAGAGGCATTGAGTTGGTATTTAAACCTATTACCTGGCTTATAAATCGATCTGTCAACGTAATATTAAGATTATTTAAGATTGACCCAGAAGCAAACCAAGATGTTGCCTCCGAAGAAGAAATTAGAATGATCTTAGATCAAGGTAAGAGAAGTGGAAGTATTTTGGACACTGAAAGTGAAATGATAGTTAATATCTTTGACTTCGATGACAAGGAAGTATCAGAGATAATGACTCACAGAACCAATGTTTTTGCTTTGGATATTGATTTGACCTTAGAGGAAGTAATTAATGAAGTTGTTCATGAGAAATACAGTAGAATCCCTGTATATGAGGATGATATCGATAATATTATTGGTACACTCCATTTGAAAGATCTTTTATACTTCTTAACTACGAATAATGACCCTAATAATAATGATCAATTCTCAAATTCTGAATTGAGCGATAATTTTGATTTTAGAAAGATAATTCGTCAAGCATATTGGGTGCCTGAGAGTAAACATACGAATGAGCTTTTACAAGAGATGCAGAACAACCACGTTTCAATCGCCGTTGTAGTTGATGAATACGGTGGTACTGCTGGTATTGTTACTATCGAGGACTTATTGGAAGAAATCGTTGGTAACATACAAGATGAATATGACGAAGAAGATTTTGGAATTCATAAGGTTGGTAAGAATAAGTATCAGGTTTCCGGTATGGCGACTCCAGAAGAGATTATGAGAGTCTTGCCACAGGCTTATTTCCCTGATGATAGCGAGGAAAAAGATTACGACTATGATACGATTGCTGGTTTAATACTAGCTCTATTAGGTAAAATTCCTGATGACGATGAAGAAGTTGAAGTCGCATACAAGAATATGATTTTCAGAGTTTTATCCATGGATGATAAACGTATTGATAAAATTGAGTTAGAGATAACTAGTTCAGCTAGAAAATACCTTGAAGTTGAACGTAGACGTGAAGAAGAGGAGAAGATTAGAGCTGAAGAAGAGCGAGAGAAACTTCGTCAAGAGCTATATGACGTTAAGTCAAGCGACAGAGATGAAGATATCTTCGATGACTTAGACTTTGATGCTGAGCAAGATTAA
- a CDS encoding IS3 family transposase (programmed frameshift): MAKHSFEFKKKVVLEYLDGKGGLDYLSKKYGFGSNSQIRKWINAYKAFGDEGLMRSRKKAKYSFEKKLYVVELYLSSEISYQDLAIREGINNPSMICNWVNRFRVAGPDALKPRKKGRKRKLDKPKIDSKAKQLEEKIVDTSAEYVKELEDELLKLKIENAFLKELRRLRLEDEAKMRERHSSSTVSEEKFKLKDLLSYTSMPKATYMYWQKRFYRENPDKEIEDKIIEIRETHKNYGYRRVVGELRNQGYCVNKKKVQRIMQKLVLQVTSFTRKSRKYSSYKGKVGTVAPNRIRRRFNTYIPHQKITTDTTEFKYYEINAKGHMTMHKLYLDPFMDMCNGEIISYAIDKNPSAKNVMGALEQAIAITSDCKYRRTFHSDQGWAYQMKAYSHRLKEERIFQSMSRKGNCRDNAVMENFFGLLKQEIYYGVTYYSYDELKSEIERYIKYYNEQRIKEKLGWLSPVQYRLRLLAA, from the exons ATGGCAAAACATAGTTTTGAATTCAAGAAGAAAGTTGTTTTAGAATATTTGGATGGTAAAGGTGGACTGGATTATCTTTCTAAAAAATATGGATTTGGCTCTAATTCTCAAATACGCAAATGGATCAATGCATATAAGGCGTTTGGCGATGAAGGATTAATGCGTTCTCGTAAAAAAGCAAAATATTCTTTCGAAAAGAAGCTTTATGTTGTAGAGTTATATCTATCAAGTGAGATTTCATACCAAGACTTGGCGATCCGAGAAGGTATAAACAATCCAAGTATGATTTGTAACTGGGTTAACCGCTTTCGTGTTGCTGGTCCTGATGCTTTGAAACCTCGTAAGAAAGGTCGAAAGAGAAAATTGGATAAACCTAAGATAGATAGTAAAGCTAAACAATTAGAAGAAAAAATAGTTGATACAAGTGCAGAATATGTTAAAGAACTAGAAGATGAATTGCTTAAACTAAAAATTGAGAATGCCTTTTTAAAAGAACTGAGGAGACTGCGTTTAGAGGACGAGGCAAAAATGAGAGAACGGCACTCGTCATCAACAGTCTCCGAGGAGA AATTCAAACTAAAAGACCTTCTCTCTTATACAAGCATGCCTAAAGCAACATATATGTACTGGCAGAAAAGATTCTATAGAGAGAACCCTGATAAAGAAATCGAGGATAAGATTATTGAAATCAGAGAGACTCACAAGAATTATGGTTATCGTCGAGTGGTTGGAGAATTAAGAAACCAAGGCTACTGTGTGAACAAAAAGAAAGTACAACGTATAATGCAAAAACTTGTTTTGCAGGTTACCTCCTTCACTCGAAAGAGCCGAAAGTACAGTTCGTACAAAGGTAAAGTCGGAACGGTTGCTCCTAATCGCATAAGGAGACGATTTAATACATATATTCCACATCAGAAGATTACAACAGATACTACAGAGTTTAAGTATTATGAGATTAATGCTAAGGGTCACATGACAATGCATAAGCTCTATCTGGATCCATTTATGGATATGTGTAATGGTGAAATAATAAGCTATGCAATTGACAAGAATCCTTCTGCTAAAAATGTCATGGGTGCATTGGAACAGGCTATTGCAATAACATCAGATTGCAAATATAGAAGGACTTTCCATTCGGATCAAGGCTGGGCTTACCAAATGAAAGCATACTCTCATCGTCTAAAAGAAGAAAGAATCTTCCAAAGTATGTCTCGTAAGGGCAACTGTCGTGATAACGCTGTTATGGAGAACTTCTTTGGACTACTTAAGCAAGAAATCTATTATGGTGTTACTTACTATAGCTATGATGAGCTAAAGTCAGAAATAGAACGATATATAAAGTATTATAATGAACAAAGGATTAAAGAAAAATTAGGATGGCTAAGTCCAGTGCAATACAGGCTTAGACTCTTGGCTGCATAA